One part of the Ornithodoros turicata isolate Travis chromosome 2, ASM3712646v1, whole genome shotgun sequence genome encodes these proteins:
- the LOC135384877 gene encoding uncharacterized protein LOC135384877, which translates to MEKLLERMERYLVKNTNGSAAQAIVSELVCFEFVTESEKCSVSYYRFPNDENRRSIWMNAVASDKEDASFEVKKSTFVWSKHFLPCDFLSNVANGFLRLKESAVPSVFNYTAHAVPIPAAVATIQDSNGDCSNASNVEDGDVQVCSTTNSPGREALFEEPEQMESEESRNQNCSCNKGSIVDSLTRELADKDAEIQNLRRELFLAKEHARRTLEEKQKLELELMKLEKEHDGCPKRYDVDSLCTSDEKTKFYTGLPSLDIFDALHEFLDPGENGCNILRQKKQGQTPPQVACGRMRKLSTRSELFLVLVRLRLGLFEQDLAERFGISQSTVSRICTSWLNFMYVKLGKLPLWQSRSVVDQTLPKVFLEKYPTTRVILDATEIRSEVASSLGLQSSTYSTYKSANTFKGLVGITPNGLVSFVSERFTGCTSDRECVIRSGFLDLPFEDGDSVNADKGFTIADILQRKNVHLNIPPFLRNEEFSAAQVHETKDIASLRIHVERRIQRIKTFHIFDRVVPLSLGPVLNQMWTVAVILTNFQGPLLSEDSN; encoded by the exons atggagaaaCTTCTGGAACGcatggaacgctacctc GTCAAGAACaccaatgggagcgcagcgcaggcgattgtctccgagctcgtctgcttcgaGTTCGTAACGGAAAGTGAAAAGTGCTCT GTGTCATACTACCGGTTCCCGAACGATGAGAATCGGAGGAGTATCTGGATGAATGCAGTCGCATCGGATAAAGAAGATGCGTCATTTGAGGTTAAGAAATCTACGTTTGTGTGGTCTAAACATTTTTTGCCATGCGACTTCCTCTCAAATGTCGCAAACGGATTCCTTCGTCTCAAAGAAAGTGCCGTGCCTTCTGTATTCAACTACACAGCGCATGCCGTCCCTATTCCAGCGGCAGTTGCAACAATACAGGATAGCAACGGCGATTGCAGCAATGCTTCAAATGTTGAGGATGGTGATGTACAGGTGTGCAGTACCACAAACAGTCCCGGACGGGAAGCACTTTTCGAAGAACCGGAACAGATGGAATCCGAAGAATCTAGAAATCAGAACTGCAGCTGCAACAAAGGTAGCATTGTGGACTCGCTAACGAGAGAGCTTGCAGACAAAGACGCAGAAATTCAAAATTTACGACGTGAGTTGTTTCTGGCGAAGGAACACGCTCGGCGGACACTTGAGGAGAAGCAGAAGCTCGAGTTAGAACTCATGAAGCTGGAGAAAGAACACGATGGCTGCCCCAAAAGATACGACGTAGATTCGCTCTGCACCTCAGATGAAAAGACTAAGTTTTACACTGGACTGCCAAGCTTAGATATATTTGATGCACTGCATGAGTTTCTCGACCCAGGAGAAAATGGCTGCAACATCTTGAGGCAGAAAAAGCAAGGGCAGACACCACCACAGGTAGCATGTGGTAGGATGAGAAAACTCTCAACAAGGAGTGAGCTATTTCTAGTTCTGGTTAGGCTACGCCTGGGGCTGTTCGAGCAGGATCTTGCAGAGCGCTTTGGAATCTCCCAGTCGACAGTGTCTCGCATCTGCACATCGTGGTTAAACTTCATGTATGTGAAGCTAGGAAAGTTGCCACTCTGGCAGTCTCGCTCTGTGGTGGACCAAACGCTGCCCAAGGTCTTTCTGGAGAAGTATCCAACCACAAGGGTCATTCTCGACGCGACCGAGATTCGGAGTGAAGTAGCAAGTTCATTAGGTCTCCAGTCGAGCACCTATTCAACGTATAAAAGTGCAAACACTTTCAAAGGACTTGTTGGAATAACACCAAATGGGCTTGTGAGCTTTGTGTCGGAACGTTTTACAGGGTGCACGTCTGACAGAGAGTGTGTCATAAGGAGTGGATTCCTTGATCTGCCCTTCGAAGATGGCGACTCTGTCAATGCAGATAAGGGTTTTACAATTGCTGATATTCTACAGAGAAAGAATGTGCACTTAAACATTCCCCCGTTTCTTCGTAATGAAGAATTCTCTGCAGCGCAAGTGCATGAGACGAAAGATATAGCTTCCTTGCGTATCCATGTTGAACGACGAATCCAGCGCATAAAGACATTCCATATTTTCGACAGAGTTGTGCCACTAAGCCTTGGGCCTGTGTTGAACCAAATGTGGACAGTTGCTGTTATTTTGACTAACTTTCAGGGTCCTTTACTCAGTGAAGACAGCAACTAA
- the LOC135384878 gene encoding uncharacterized protein LOC135384878: MSNNEELLQRISERQNGGTTSLMGKMQPRKVLGVAWNPRTNKFGFDLSALIGFTSTMKNSKRAVLQSCARIFDPFGFLAPVVTSVKLLFQALWKRGTDWDDDLPSDISMEWNEWCNELPCLQNVRIPRKLAEDLNNGESTKTLHVFSDASPRAYGAVAYLRTETPQGDVNVALVMSKSRVAPLKKMSLQRLELIGAVVAARLSNYIIKTLPPLALATRVWSDSTVTLHWIKGNTERWKQFVANRVSEIQQLANPANWSHCPGKENPADLLTRGQRPDALLRSQVWWNGPQWLQIPQSQWLLEPSVPANVEDYSAEERKSVKIHHVVTEPVSSPILRIESYSSLTRVTRITAWVKRFVSNCRNRSRRQTGQLTSEELTAAEIYWITNVQRDAFAKDIAKLRSTEPLGPDSTICNLSPHLDNNGILRVGGRLQFSDIKETTKHPVILPSTHSFTALLIDREHRRLLHAGVRDTLAQLREDYWIVKGRQAVKRIIWRCLICRKEKCKPATEPVAPLPAARVSKREPFDVTGIEFAGPLLYREDGDTHKAYIVVFTCAVTRAIHLELVSDLSAGAFLLAFKRFVSRRGISSTIYTDKALTFKCASKDIAKLFQSMQGEEIQAYFASRRIKWRYIVERAAWWGGPWERMVRSVKVALRKVLGRCSLNFEALTTALTEIEAVINSRPLTYLYSDAGEPEPLSPSHFLVGRKLTCLPPQRARRPVVSTKHEIERQWAYRTKLLDGFWRRWRTGYLQELRSAHISRPAASSGLEIGDLVLMQDDRLPRHLWKTCRIKDVHRGRDGKSLVSAAIAAELGDEWLSFPRDAVGRVASKDSFTRRDSRLADAVAAADGTLIAIIGPQYTSPTITKDAYWCSKQHYAKLQVLYRVELSASEDNVGARGLTLPWTRQAEDMPDLRGSPPISHS; encoded by the exons ATGTCGAACAACGAAGAATTGCTGCAGCGTATCAGTGAACGTCAGAACGGAGGAACGACGTCGTTGATGGGAAAAATGCAACCACGAAAGGTTCTGGGAGTTGCGTGGAATCCTCGAACAAATAAATTCGGCTTTGACTTGAGTGCACTGATCGGGTTTACAAGTACAATGAAAAATAGCAAACGTGCCGTACTTCAATCATGCGCACGCATCTTCGACCCATTCGGATTCTTGGCGCCAGTTGTCACCAGTGTAAAGCTACTGTTCCAAGCGCTCTGGAAACGAGGAACAGATTGGGACGACGACTTGCCGTCAGATATCTCGATGGAGTGGAATGAATGGTGCAACGAGCTACCGTGTCTCCAGAACGTGAGGATTCCAAGGAAGCTAGCCGAAGACCTCAATAACGGCGAGTCAACTAAGACTCTACACGTCTTCTCGGATGCTAGCCCACGAGCTTACGGCGCAGTCGCGTACTTGAGGACAGAAACACCGCAAGGGGATGTAAATGTAGCATTGGTGATGTCCAAGTCACGTGTTGCCCCTTTAAAGAAAATGTCACTCCAACGTTTGGAACTGATAGGTGCAGTTGTCGCCGCACGGCTGTCGAACTACATCATTaaaacacttcctcctctcgcTTTGGCGACCCGTGTTTGGTCGGACTCGACTGTAACCCTGCATTGGATTAAGGGCAATACCGAAAGATGGAAACAATTTGTCGCCAACCGCGTCTCCGAGATTCAGCAGCTGGCGAATCCCGCTAATTGGAGTCACTGCCCAGGAAAAGAAAACCCCGCGGACTTGCTTACGCGTGGCCAACGACCGGACGCCCTCCTGAGAAGTCAAGTGTGGTGGAATGGTCCACAATGGCTACAGATACCGCAGTCACAATGGTTACTTGAGCCCTCGGTACCAGCGAACGTGGAAGATTACTCCgcagaagagagaaaaagtgtGAAGATCCACCACGTTGTTACCGAACCGGTGTCAAGTCCCATATTACGCATCGAAAGCTACAGCTCCCTAACGCGAGTGACCCGTATAACTGCGTGGGTCAAACGGTTCGTCAGCAACTGCAGGAACAGATCACGTAGACAGACGGGACAACTGACTTCCGAGGAATTAACGGCTGCAGAGATTTATTGGATAACTAACGTGCAAAGGGATGCATTCGCCAAAGATATTGCGAAGTTGCGTTCAACGGAGCCGCTCGGACCAGACAGCACTATTTGTAACCTTTCCCCACACCTGGACAATAATGGGATTCTCCGTGTTGGGGGAAGACTCCAGTTCAGCGACATAAAGGAGACAACGAAGCATCCTGTGATCCTTCCGTCAACTCACTCATTTACTGCCCTTCTCATTGACAGGGAACACAGACGACTGCTGCATGCAGGGGTGCGGGATACTTTGGCTCAGCTACGGGAGGACTATTGGATCGTGAAGGGACGCCAGGCTGTGAAAAGGATTATCTGGCGTTGTCTAATTTGCCGAAAGGAAAAGTGCAAGCCCGCGACAGAGCCGGTAGCCCCACTTCCCGCTGCCCGAGTGTCAAAGCGTGAGCCGTTCGATGTAACCGGGATTGAATTCGCCGGACCCCTCCTTTATCGTGAAGACGGTGACACTCACAAGGCATACATTGTCGTCTTCACCTGTGCAGTTACGCGAGCGATCCATTTGGAACTTGTGAGTGACTTATCAGCGGGTGCATTTTTGCTAGCGTTTAAACGCTTTGTGAGCAGAAGAGGCATATCCAGCACAATTTATACGGACAAGGCGCTGACGTTTAAATGTGCGTCTAAGGATATCGCAAAGTTATTTCAAAGCATGCAGGGAGAGGAAATACAGGCATACTTTGCCAGCCGCCGAATCAAATGGCGATACATTGTAGAGCGAGCCGCGTGGTGGGGTGGCCCCTGGGAACGAATGGTGAGATCTGTTAAAGTAGCCCTACGCAAAGTATTGGGGAGATGTAGTCTCAACTTCGAAGCGCTTACGACCGCTCTCACGGAGATAGAGGCCGTCATTAACTCCCGCCCTTTGACATACCTGTATTCCGACGCGGGGGAGCCGGAACCTCTTTCACCCTCGCATTTTTTAGTCGGGCGCAAACTGACGTGCCTGCCACCGCAACGTGCAAGACGTCCAGTTGTGTCAACGAAGCACGAAATCGAACGTCAGTGGGCGTACCGAACTAAACTACTGGACGGCTTCTGGCGGAGATGGCGCACGGGATACCTGCAGGAACTTAGGTCAGCACACATCAGCAGACCTGCAGCGTCAAGTGGCCTCGAAATTGGTGACCTTGTTCTCATGCAGGACGATCGACTACCCAGACACCTCTGGAAGACTTGCCGTATAAAGGATGTGCATCGTGGACGAGATGGGAAA tccctggttTCCGCAGCGATTGCAGCGGAGCTCGGCGATGAGTGGTTGAGCTTTCCACGGGATGCTGTTGGCAGAGTGGCCAGCAAGGACTCCTTTACGCGACGGGACTCACGCCTCGCTGACGCCGTCGCGGCCGCGGATGGAACACTCATTGCAATCATTGGGCCACAGTATACTTCTCCAACCATCACCAAAGACGCCTACTGGTGCAGCAAGCAACACTACGCGAAGCTTCAAGTTCTTTATCGCGTTGAGCTATCGGCCTCTGAAGACAACGTCGGCGCCCGCGGCCTGACTTTGCCGTGGACACGACAAGCGGAG GACATGCCAGACCTGCGAGGCAGCCCACCCATCTCCCACTCGTGA